A window of the Echeneis naucrates chromosome 3, fEcheNa1.1, whole genome shotgun sequence genome harbors these coding sequences:
- the LOC115040818 gene encoding adhesion G-protein coupled receptor G1-like codes for MEHVNSLFKNGRNRDSIKAVAKLEQILEDTEVNDTFCLTFNNLVAFLHKPKYPFQGLEISASENEVMSNQFVKNRKVSVQLPRELEVGSDKTIVFCMITASETNTSIFEVPDTVYENRLIGLSVSNRNISGLKERVNITINLTTRVNDTQDLRCVFFDFSTESYSEYGCLTIWKRGQSDVTCSCDHLTYFSVLLVSANTSASNVEILTYISLAGCSLSLISLIITVFIFICKRNMRTDIGMKIHINLVVALILLNIHFLPSGTVAVVSCSSLCYYFALSIHYYLLATFSWMALEGFHIYLLLVRVFNIYVKRYLLKLTVVGWGLPAVIVSLVAIIDRDAYGGVPLDLSNPNSTEICYITDDTVKMVTTLGGFCLVFVFNVIMLVVTVRRVLTFRNSSKRDSAQVMQDICTLLGITTLLGLPWGLIFFSFGQLTTPGIYAFCILNSLQGFFIFLWFVMSAIKKRDSASTSSKEMNTTSS; via the exons ATGGAACATGTAAACTCCCTTTTCAAAAATGGACGGAATCGTGACTCTATCAA AGCCGTTGCGAAGCTAGAACAAATTCTAGAGGACACAGAGGTGAATGACACTTTTTGCCTGACTTTTAATAATTTGGTGGCTTTCCTGCACAAACCCAAATACCCCTTCCAAGGCCTTGAAATTTCTGCCAGTGAGAATGAG GTAATGTCAAACCAGTTTGTCAAAAACCGCAAAGTGAGTGTTCAACTACCGAGAGAGCTGGAAGTTGGATCAGACAAGACCATTGTATTTTGTATGATTACCGCTTCGGAAACAAATACG AGCATCTTTGAAGTCCCGGATACAGTGTATGAGAACAGACTGATTGGCCTGAGTGTGAGCAACAGGAATATTTCAGGACTGAAGGAGCGTGTCAACATCACCATAAATCTCACTACAAGAGTAAAT GACACCCAAGACCTTAGGTGTGTGTTCTTTGATTTTTCAACAGAAA GCTACAGTGAATATGGCTGCCTTACAATATGGAAACGTGGTCAGAGTGACGTCACCTGCTCCTGTGACCACCTCACGTACTTCAGTGTGCTCTTG GTGTCGGCCAATACCTCAGCGAGCAACGTGGAAATTCTGACATACATCTCTCTGGCCGGCTGTTCGCTCTCTCTCATTTCCCTCATCATCACTGTTTTTATCTTCATCTGCAAAAG AAATATGAGAACGGACATCGGCATGAAGATCCACATCAACCTTGTCGTTGCTCTAATCCTACTCAACATACACTTCCTCCCTAGTGGGACAGTGGCAGTAGTGTCCTGCAGCAGCCTTTGCTACTACTTTGCTCTTTCCATTCACTATTACCTGCTGGCCACCTTCAGCTGGATGGCTTTGGAGGGGTTCCACATCTACCTTCTCTTAGTCAGAGTCTTCAATATCTATGTGAAGAGATACCTGCTCAAACTGACTGTGGTGGGATGGG GATTACCTGCAGTCATTGTGTCCCTGGTGGCCATTATAGACAGAGACGCTTATGGTGGCGTCCCTCTGGACTTATCTAACCCCAACAGCACTGAAAT ATGCTACATAACGGATGACACAGTAAAGATGGTGACTACACTTGGAGGATTCTGCCTGGTGTTCGTCTTTAATGTAATCATGCTTGTGGTGACAGTCCGACGTGTTTTGACTTTCCGCAACAGCAGCAAG AGAGACAGCGCCCAAGTCATGCAGGACATCTGCACCCTGCTGGGAATCACCACTCTGCTCGGCCTCCCATGGGGCCTGATCTTCTTCTCATTTGGCCAACTGACCACTCCGGGCATCTATGCCTTCTGCATCCTGAACTCACTGCAAG gtttcttcatcttcctgtGGTTTGTGATGTCTGCAATAAAGAAGCGCGATTCAGCTTCTACGTCAAGCAAAGAAATGAATACCACCAGCAGCTGA